A single genomic interval of Streptomyces sp. NBC_00663 harbors:
- the paaD gene encoding 1,2-phenylacetyl-CoA epoxidase subunit PaaD, with protein sequence MVTASPEHAGHRGERAEHARRVAAGVPDPELPMLTLADLGVLRAVEVGPDGTVVARITPTYAGCPAVAEMRAEVASRLRAAGFPDVRVVTVLDPPWTTDRISEEGRRKLAEHGIAPPGSRNAPHPAPGRTWLTLTRAPAAVPCPRCASADTEEISHFAATPCTALRRCRACLEPFPHVKDLP encoded by the coding sequence GTGGTGACGGCGTCGCCCGAGCACGCCGGGCACCGCGGGGAACGGGCGGAACACGCACGACGGGTGGCCGCCGGGGTCCCCGACCCCGAACTGCCGATGCTGACGCTGGCCGACCTCGGGGTGCTGCGCGCCGTCGAGGTCGGGCCGGACGGAACCGTGGTCGCGCGGATCACCCCGACGTACGCGGGCTGCCCCGCCGTGGCCGAGATGCGTGCCGAGGTCGCGTCCCGGCTGCGCGCCGCCGGCTTTCCCGACGTGCGGGTGGTCACGGTGCTCGACCCGCCGTGGACCACCGACCGGATCAGCGAGGAGGGCCGGCGCAAGCTGGCGGAGCACGGCATCGCACCGCCCGGCTCACGGAATGCGCCGCACCCGGCACCGGGCCGTACCTGGCTCACCCTGACCCGCGCCCCGGCCGCCGTGCCCTGCCCGCGCTGTGCCTCGGCCGACACCGAGGAGATCTCGCACTTCGCCGCCACCCCCTGCACGGCGCTTCGGCGCTGCCGCGCCTGTCTGGAGCCCTTCCCGCACGTCAAGGACCTGCCATGA
- a CDS encoding 3-hydroxyacyl-CoA dehydrogenase family protein, which yields MIPASAPPAVVGVIGGGRMGAAIAQSFAAAGSRVVVVERDGAAAAAAVDRIVKGLHQATERGTLAGPPDLDVPDRVTVVSSVGELPHDADLVVEAVHEDASLKVGLLTAAEDVVRDGCVLASNTSSLSITELAAAVRLPGRFLGMHFFNPVPVSALVELVLAPDTTASTRAAAVRWTHALGKQDVVVKDSPGFASSRLGLALGLEAIRMVEEGVADPEAVDKAMHLGYRHPMGPLRLTDVVGLDVRLAIAEHLHKTLGDRFAPPRLLREKVTRGELGRKTGQGFYRW from the coding sequence ATGATCCCGGCATCAGCACCGCCCGCCGTCGTGGGGGTGATCGGCGGCGGCCGCATGGGCGCCGCGATCGCCCAGTCGTTCGCGGCCGCCGGGTCACGCGTGGTCGTCGTGGAGCGCGACGGGGCCGCAGCGGCCGCCGCTGTGGACCGGATCGTCAAGGGACTTCACCAGGCGACCGAGCGGGGGACGCTCGCAGGACCGCCGGACCTTGACGTGCCGGACCGGGTCACCGTCGTCTCCTCGGTCGGAGAACTGCCCCACGACGCGGACCTGGTCGTCGAGGCCGTCCATGAAGACGCCTCGCTCAAGGTCGGGTTGCTGACCGCTGCCGAGGATGTCGTCCGCGACGGGTGCGTGCTGGCCAGCAACACGAGTTCCCTGTCCATCACCGAACTCGCGGCGGCCGTGAGGCTTCCCGGGCGGTTCCTGGGGATGCACTTCTTCAATCCGGTGCCTGTGTCCGCCCTCGTGGAACTGGTCCTGGCCCCCGACACCACCGCGTCGACCCGGGCCGCGGCGGTCCGCTGGACGCACGCGCTCGGCAAACAGGATGTCGTCGTCAAGGACTCCCCCGGGTTCGCCAGCAGCCGACTCGGCCTCGCCCTCGGTCTTGAGGCGATCCGCATGGTGGAGGAAGGGGTCGCCGACCCGGAGGCCGTCGACAAGGCCATGCATCTGGGCTACCGGCACCCGATGGGGCCGCTGCGCCTGACCGACGTGGTGGGACTCGACGTACGGCTCGCCATCGCCGAACACCTGCACAAGACGCTCGGGGATCGGTTCGCCCCGCCCCGGCTCCTGCGCGAGAAGGTCACCCGCGGAGAACTGGGCCGCAAGACCGGTCAGGGGTTCTACCGATGGTGA
- a CDS encoding enoyl-CoA hydratase/isomerase family protein, with amino-acid sequence MSTTVDTAYDTLLVERRADRVVVTLHRPESRNAINGRMIAELHGVCEELERDPKLLLLTGHGGVFAGGADIAELRERGREEALQGINSRLFERVRRLPMPTVAAVPGWALGGGAELAYACDIRIAGPDAVFGNPEPGLGILAAAGACRRLPELVGESVAKQVLLAGRTLDARAALACGLVMDVVPADRLIVEAHALLDRMARSSALALRLTKLVTDAPGVHPVADDLAQAVLFESPDKEERMTRFLEKKGGRA; translated from the coding sequence ATGAGCACGACCGTCGACACCGCGTACGACACCCTGCTCGTCGAGCGGCGCGCGGACCGCGTCGTCGTGACCCTGCACCGCCCCGAGTCCCGCAATGCCATCAACGGCCGCATGATCGCCGAACTGCACGGTGTGTGCGAGGAGTTGGAACGCGACCCCAAGCTGCTGCTGCTCACCGGGCACGGCGGGGTGTTCGCCGGGGGCGCCGACATCGCCGAACTGCGCGAACGCGGGCGGGAGGAGGCGCTGCAAGGCATCAACAGCCGTCTGTTCGAGCGGGTCCGCAGACTGCCCATGCCCACCGTGGCCGCTGTACCCGGCTGGGCACTGGGCGGCGGCGCCGAGCTGGCGTACGCCTGCGACATCCGGATCGCCGGGCCGGACGCGGTCTTCGGCAACCCCGAGCCGGGGCTGGGCATCCTCGCCGCCGCCGGCGCGTGCCGGCGGCTGCCGGAACTGGTCGGCGAGTCGGTGGCCAAACAGGTTCTGCTCGCCGGTCGCACGCTCGACGCCCGGGCCGCGCTCGCCTGCGGCCTGGTCATGGACGTCGTACCGGCGGACCGGCTGATCGTCGAGGCCCATGCCCTGCTGGACCGCATGGCCCGCTCCTCGGCGCTCGCCCTGCGGCTCACCAAGCTCGTCACGGACGCCCCGGGGGTCCATCCCGTGGCCGACGACCTTGCTCAGGCCGTGCTCTTCGAGAGCCCGGACAAGGAGGAGCGCATGACGCGCTTCCTGGAGAAGAAGGGAGGCCGGGCATGA
- the paaB gene encoding 1,2-phenylacetyl-CoA epoxidase subunit PaaB — MTSEKQAWPLYEVFVRGKRGLNHVHVGSLRAADDEMALLHARDLYTRRNEGVSIWAVRSDTIAATAPDEKDPFFAPSGDKVYRHPTFYAIPDDVPHI; from the coding sequence ATGACCTCCGAGAAGCAGGCATGGCCGTTGTACGAGGTGTTCGTACGCGGCAAGCGCGGGCTCAACCACGTCCACGTCGGCTCCCTGCGCGCCGCCGACGACGAGATGGCCCTCCTGCACGCCCGCGACCTGTACACCCGGCGCAACGAAGGCGTCAGCATCTGGGCGGTGCGCTCGGACACCATCGCCGCCACCGCGCCCGACGAGAAGGACCCCTTCTTCGCACCGAGCGGCGACAAGGTCTACCGGCACCCCACCTTCTACGCCATCCCCGACGACGTGCCCCACATCTAG
- the paaC gene encoding 1,2-phenylacetyl-CoA epoxidase subunit PaaC: MTDEDLYVDGDSARWAFGTGFTDPLHGVDQAVPDGVDAGDLAACCLALGDDALVSAQRLAEWCTRAPELEEELALANIGLDLLGQARLLYARAGRADGTGRDEDAYAYFRDPADFRNVRLAELPGGDFAFTIVRLLVLSAWRLALCEALTAAPDSVLAAIAAKSVKELAYHLRYAVDWTLRLGDGTVESRTRMATAVEGIAPCLDELWADHAAARLGVDPAAVADRTRLELSAVLAEAGLNRSGIVASRDPSAAALAGSGRDGDHTRHLAPLLAELQSIARAHPDASW, encoded by the coding sequence ATGACCGACGAGGATCTGTACGTCGACGGCGACAGCGCGCGGTGGGCGTTCGGCACCGGTTTCACCGACCCCCTGCACGGCGTCGACCAGGCCGTGCCCGACGGTGTCGACGCGGGTGATCTGGCTGCCTGCTGCCTGGCCCTGGGCGACGATGCCCTGGTCTCCGCCCAGCGGCTGGCCGAGTGGTGCACCCGCGCCCCGGAGCTGGAGGAGGAGCTGGCGCTGGCCAACATCGGCCTGGACCTGCTGGGCCAGGCCCGCCTGCTGTACGCGAGAGCCGGCCGGGCCGACGGCACCGGCCGGGACGAGGACGCGTACGCCTACTTCCGCGACCCGGCGGACTTCCGCAACGTACGGCTCGCCGAACTGCCGGGCGGCGACTTCGCGTTCACGATCGTCCGCCTGCTGGTGCTGTCGGCCTGGAGACTGGCCCTGTGCGAGGCACTGACCGCCGCGCCCGACTCGGTGCTGGCCGCCATCGCCGCGAAGAGCGTCAAGGAGCTGGCCTATCACCTGCGCTACGCCGTGGACTGGACCCTCCGACTCGGTGACGGCACCGTGGAGTCCCGCACCCGCATGGCAACTGCCGTGGAGGGCATCGCCCCCTGCCTGGACGAGTTGTGGGCGGACCACGCCGCGGCGCGGCTCGGCGTCGATCCCGCCGCCGTCGCCGACCGGACCCGGCTCGAACTGTCCGCCGTGCTGGCGGAGGCCGGTCTGAACCGATCCGGGATCGTAGCCTCGCGCGACCCGTCGGCGGCCGCTCTTGCGGGCTCCGGCCGCGACGGAGACCACACCCGGCACCTGGCACCTCTCCTGGCGGAACTGCAGAGCATCGCCCGTGCCCACCCGGACGCGTCGTGGTGA
- a CDS encoding class I SAM-dependent RNA methyltransferase produces the protein MQAEPKKSLVGVDFEVEVGPVAHGGHCIARTADGQVLFVRHTLPGERVVARVTEGEEGARFLRADAVEILDASKDRIEAPCPFAGPGRCGGCDWQHAKPGAQRRLKGEVVAEQLQRLAGLTPEEVGWDGTVMPAEGDKLPAGEVPAWRTRVQYAVDADGNAGLRRHRSHEVEPIDHCMIAAPGVSELGIEARDWSGMASVDAIAATGSQDRMVILEPRPGARLPLVELDKPVSVMRVDEKDGGIHRVHGRAFVRERADGRTHRVGSGGFWQVHPMAADTLVKAVMQGLLPRKGDMALDLYCGVGLFAGALADRLGDKGAVLGIESGKRAVEDARHNLADFDRVRIEQGKVESVLPRTGITEVDLIVLDPPRAGAGRKTVEHLAGLGARRIAYVACDPAALARDLGYFRDGGYRVRMLRVFDLFPMTHHVECVAILEPAEKSR, from the coding sequence ATGCAGGCAGAACCGAAGAAATCGCTGGTAGGGGTGGACTTCGAGGTCGAGGTCGGCCCGGTGGCCCATGGCGGGCACTGCATCGCCCGGACCGCCGACGGCCAGGTCCTCTTCGTCCGGCACACGCTGCCCGGCGAGCGGGTCGTGGCGCGGGTGACCGAGGGCGAGGAGGGGGCGCGGTTCCTGCGGGCGGACGCCGTGGAGATCCTGGACGCGTCCAAGGACCGTATCGAGGCGCCCTGTCCCTTCGCCGGTCCCGGCCGCTGCGGCGGCTGCGACTGGCAGCACGCCAAGCCGGGTGCGCAGCGGCGGCTCAAGGGCGAGGTCGTCGCCGAGCAGTTGCAGCGCCTCGCCGGGCTCACGCCGGAGGAGGTCGGCTGGGACGGCACGGTGATGCCGGCCGAGGGGGACAAGCTGCCGGCCGGTGAGGTGCCCGCGTGGCGGACGCGCGTGCAGTACGCGGTGGACGCGGACGGCAATGCCGGTCTGCGCCGGCACCGCTCGCACGAGGTCGAGCCGATCGACCACTGCATGATCGCGGCGCCGGGCGTCAGCGAGCTGGGCATCGAGGCGCGGGACTGGTCCGGGATGGCGTCGGTGGACGCGATCGCGGCGACGGGTTCGCAGGACCGCATGGTCATCCTGGAGCCCCGGCCGGGCGCCCGCCTCCCCCTTGTGGAACTCGACAAGCCCGTCTCCGTCATGCGCGTCGACGAGAAGGACGGCGGCATCCACCGCGTCCACGGCCGCGCGTTCGTGCGCGAGCGGGCCGACGGGCGTACTCACCGCGTGGGCAGCGGCGGCTTCTGGCAGGTCCACCCGATGGCGGCCGACACGCTGGTGAAGGCGGTCATGCAGGGGCTGCTGCCGCGCAAGGGCGACATGGCGCTCGACCTGTACTGCGGGGTCGGCCTCTTCGCGGGCGCGCTCGCCGACCGCCTCGGCGACAAGGGCGCGGTCCTCGGCATCGAGTCCGGCAAGCGGGCCGTCGAGGACGCCCGGCACAACCTCGCCGACTTCGACCGCGTCCGCATCGAACAGGGCAAGGTGGAGTCGGTCCTGCCGCGCACCGGGATCACAGAGGTCGACCTGATCGTCCTGGATCCGCCGCGGGCGGGGGCCGGGCGGAAGACGGTGGAGCATCTGGCGGGGCTGGGGGCGCGGCGGATCGCGTATGTGGCGTGCGATCCGGCGGCGTTGGCTCGGGATCTCGGGTACTTCCGGGACGGGGGGTATCGGGTGCGGATGCTGCGGGTGTTCGACCTGTTTCCGATGACTCATCATGTGGAGTGCGTGGCGATTCTGGAGCCTGCCGAAAAGAGCCGTTGA
- the paaE gene encoding 1,2-phenylacetyl-CoA epoxidase subunit PaaE has product MTLPAPSVPLPSRRRPVFHALRVADVEPLCADAAALTLEIPDRLADEFAFRPGQSLTVRREIDGRDERRSYSICSPAGTAPRIGVRVVPGGLFSSWLVHGVRPGDVLHVMAPAGAFSPDLGDGGHLGHHVLVAAGSGITPMLSIAASVLAADETSRITLLYGNRRSGSVMFADELADLKDRYPARFQLAHVLSREPREADLLSGRLDTERLTALLDALVEVREVDHWWLCGPHGMVRDARTLLAGLGVPAGRVHQELFHADEEPPATPTADHDDATDRGPTSEVTVVLDGRATTFSAPRHRTVLDGAQQTRPDLPFACKGGVCGTCRALVTHGRADMRRNYALEPEEVSAGYVLTCQTFAASDTLTIDFDS; this is encoded by the coding sequence ATGACCCTCCCCGCACCTTCTGTGCCCCTGCCGTCCCGGCGCCGTCCGGTGTTCCACGCCCTGCGTGTGGCCGACGTAGAGCCGCTGTGCGCCGACGCCGCGGCGCTCACCCTGGAGATCCCCGACCGCCTCGCCGACGAGTTCGCCTTCCGTCCCGGTCAGAGTCTCACCGTGCGCCGCGAGATCGATGGCCGCGACGAGCGGCGCTCCTACTCCATCTGCTCACCGGCCGGTACGGCACCGCGTATCGGCGTCCGAGTCGTACCGGGCGGGCTGTTCTCCTCCTGGCTCGTGCACGGCGTACGGCCCGGGGACGTCCTGCACGTCATGGCACCGGCCGGAGCGTTCAGCCCCGATCTCGGCGACGGCGGCCACCTCGGTCACCATGTGCTCGTCGCCGCCGGGTCGGGTATCACGCCGATGCTGTCGATCGCCGCATCCGTCCTGGCCGCGGACGAGACCTCACGCATCACGCTCCTGTACGGCAATCGCCGCTCCGGCTCCGTGATGTTCGCCGACGAGCTCGCCGACCTGAAGGACCGGTACCCGGCCCGCTTCCAGCTCGCCCACGTCCTGTCCCGCGAGCCGCGGGAGGCCGACCTGCTCTCCGGCCGTCTCGACACCGAACGGCTCACCGCGCTGCTCGACGCGCTCGTCGAGGTCCGCGAGGTCGACCACTGGTGGCTGTGCGGCCCGCACGGCATGGTCCGCGACGCCCGCACGCTCCTCGCCGGGCTCGGCGTCCCGGCCGGCCGCGTCCACCAGGAACTGTTCCACGCGGACGAGGAACCGCCCGCGACACCCACCGCCGACCACGACGACGCCACCGACCGCGGCCCGACGAGCGAGGTCACCGTGGTCCTCGACGGCAGGGCCACCACGTTCTCGGCCCCGCGTCATCGCACCGTCCTCGACGGCGCCCAACAGACCCGCCCCGATCTGCCGTTCGCGTGCAAGGGGGGCGTCTGCGGAACCTGCCGCGCACTCGTCACCCACGGCCGGGCCGACATGCGCCGCAACTACGCGCTCGAACCGGAGGAGGTCTCCGCGGGTTACGTCCTCACCTGCCAGACCTTCGCCGCCTCCGACACCCTCACGATCGACTTCGACAGTTGA
- a CDS encoding enoyl-CoA hydratase/isomerase family protein encodes MVNHDGTTAQADRVYGVTYEVTDGVAVLELSGSGSGNPLDAHLRGSLLQAARRLTTDTARGVRAALLTARGKHFSVGQDLREHARLLETAPAKAFANLPTHFNPLVTELSALRVPLVVAVEGACVGAGLGIALCGDVRVAAESARFATAFGNLALASDSGVARALVRQLGPSRTSGLMLLGDRFSAREAAEWGLVHRVVPDGSAAAAGLALARRLADGPTAGYRETKALLRSAGTSTLPATLEREAVVQRRLGATDDHHEAVTAFLERRAPLFRGH; translated from the coding sequence ATGGTGAACCACGACGGCACGACCGCGCAGGCGGACCGCGTGTACGGGGTGACGTACGAGGTCACCGACGGCGTCGCGGTCCTCGAACTGAGCGGCTCCGGCAGCGGCAACCCGCTCGACGCGCACCTGCGCGGCTCGCTCCTCCAGGCCGCGCGCCGCCTGACGACGGACACCGCACGCGGTGTCCGGGCGGCCCTGCTCACCGCCCGCGGCAAGCACTTCTCGGTCGGACAGGACCTCCGCGAGCATGCCCGACTGCTCGAAACGGCGCCGGCGAAGGCCTTCGCGAACCTGCCCACCCATTTCAACCCGCTGGTGACGGAACTGAGCGCGCTGCGGGTGCCGCTCGTCGTGGCCGTCGAGGGCGCCTGCGTGGGTGCGGGCCTCGGCATCGCACTCTGCGGCGACGTGCGCGTGGCCGCGGAGAGCGCCCGGTTCGCGACCGCCTTCGGCAACCTCGCGCTGGCCTCCGACTCCGGAGTCGCCCGCGCCCTGGTACGCCAGCTCGGCCCGTCCCGGACCAGCGGGCTCATGCTGCTCGGCGACCGGTTCTCCGCACGGGAGGCCGCGGAGTGGGGACTGGTGCACCGCGTGGTGCCGGACGGCTCCGCCGCGGCCGCAGGACTGGCCCTCGCCCGTCGCCTCGCCGACGGCCCCACCGCCGGGTACCGGGAGACCAAGGCACTGCTGCGGTCGGCGGGGACCTCGACACTGCCGGCCACGCTGGAGCGCGAGGCGGTCGTCCAACGCCGGCTCGGCGCCACCGACGACCACCACGAGGCCGTCACCGCCTTCCTGGAGCGCCGCGCTCCCCTCTTCCGCGGTCACTGA
- the paaA gene encoding 1,2-phenylacetyl-CoA epoxidase subunit PaaA: MSNPTAAPPGADDPEAAFESTIARDQRIEPRDWMPDSYRATLVRQIAQHAHSEIIGMQPEGEWITRAPSLRRKAILFAKVQDEAGHGLYLYSAAETLGADRTELTERLVDGRQKYSSIFNYPTRTFADVGVIGWFVDGAAICNQVPLCRTSYGPYGRAMVRICKEESFHQRQGYELLLTMMRGTDEQRAIAQDAVDRWWWPSLMMFGPPDDDSPNSARSMAWGIKRHSNDALRQRFVDMTVPQARKLGVTLPDPDLRWNEQRGHHDFSAPDWDELKRVVSGDGPCNTERVARRRAAHEEGAWVRRAAAAHAARRADRQREGAAA; encoded by the coding sequence ATGAGCAACCCCACCGCAGCGCCCCCGGGGGCAGACGACCCCGAGGCCGCCTTCGAGAGCACCATCGCCCGGGACCAGCGCATCGAACCCCGCGACTGGATGCCCGACTCCTACCGGGCCACGCTCGTCCGGCAGATCGCCCAGCACGCCCACTCCGAGATCATCGGCATGCAGCCGGAGGGCGAGTGGATCACCCGGGCGCCCTCGTTGCGCCGCAAGGCGATCCTCTTCGCCAAGGTGCAGGACGAGGCGGGGCACGGGCTGTACCTCTACTCGGCGGCCGAGACGCTCGGCGCCGACCGCACGGAGCTGACGGAGCGGCTGGTCGACGGCCGCCAGAAGTACTCCTCGATCTTCAACTACCCCACCCGCACCTTCGCCGACGTCGGGGTGATCGGCTGGTTCGTGGACGGGGCCGCCATCTGCAACCAGGTCCCGCTGTGCCGCACCTCGTACGGCCCCTACGGCCGTGCCATGGTCCGCATCTGCAAGGAGGAGTCCTTCCACCAGCGACAGGGCTACGAACTGCTGCTGACCATGATGCGCGGCACCGACGAACAGCGTGCCATAGCGCAGGACGCCGTCGACCGCTGGTGGTGGCCGTCCCTGATGATGTTCGGCCCGCCCGACGACGACTCCCCCAACTCGGCGCGGTCCATGGCCTGGGGGATCAAGCGGCACTCCAACGACGCCCTGCGGCAGCGCTTCGTCGACATGACCGTCCCGCAGGCCCGGAAACTGGGTGTCACGCTGCCCGACCCGGACCTGCGCTGGAACGAGCAGCGCGGTCACCACGACTTCTCCGCCCCGGACTGGGACGAGCTGAAGCGGGTCGTCTCCGGCGACGGACCGTGCAACACCGAGCGCGTCGCCCGTCGCAGGGCCGCGCACGAGGAGGGTGCCTGGGTACGGCGGGCCGCCGCGGCGCACGCCGCCAGGCGGGCCGACCGGCAGCGGGAAGGAGCGGCGGCATGA
- a CDS encoding APC family permease, protein MSKLTDVPKRILIGRALRSDRLGETLLPKRIALPVFASDPLSSVAYAPGEVLLVLSIAGVSAYHFSPWIAVAVVVLMFTVVASYRQNVHAYPSGGGDYEVANTNLGPRAGLTVASALLVDYVLTVAVSIASGIENLGSAVPFVVEHKVLCAIAVIVLLTLMNLRGVRESGSLFAIPTYVFVAGVFIMIAWGAFRGLVLDETMRAPTAGYEIKAEHQGLAGFALVFLLLRAFSSGCAALTGVEAISNGVPAFRKPKSKNAATTLAAMGLLAVTMFCGIIALAMTTKVRMAENPAEDLLKDGVAIGSDYVQNPVISQVAEAVFGKGSFLFIVLAAATALVLFLAANTAYNGFPLLGSILAQDRYLPRQLHTRGDRLAFSNGIVLLAGAAGLLVWIYGADSTRLIQLYIVGVFVSFTLSQTGMVRHWNRHLAAEKDAAKRSHMVRSRAINAFGAFFTGLVLVVVLVTKFTHGAWVALLGMVIFYATMSAIRKHYDRVADEIAAPEGPSDDSVRPSRVHSVVLISKIHRPTLRALAYAKLLRSDTLEALSVNVDPAETKALREEWERRGIDVPLKVLDSPYREITRPVIEYVKSLRKESPRDAVSVIIPEYVVGHWYEHLLHNQSALRLKGRLLFTPGVMVTSVPYQLQSSEAAKNRARKRQEWNAPGAVRRGPHERAKETSSQT, encoded by the coding sequence GTGTCCAAACTGACCGACGTGCCCAAACGGATCCTGATCGGGCGCGCACTGCGCAGTGACCGGCTCGGGGAAACGCTCCTGCCGAAGCGCATCGCCCTCCCCGTCTTCGCCTCCGACCCCCTCTCCTCCGTGGCGTACGCGCCCGGCGAGGTGCTGCTGGTCCTGTCCATCGCGGGCGTGTCGGCGTACCACTTCAGCCCCTGGATCGCCGTAGCGGTCGTCGTGCTGATGTTCACGGTGGTCGCCTCCTACCGCCAGAACGTGCACGCGTATCCGAGCGGCGGTGGCGACTACGAGGTGGCCAACACCAACCTCGGCCCGCGGGCCGGGCTCACCGTCGCCAGCGCCCTGCTCGTCGACTACGTCCTCACCGTCGCCGTGTCCATCGCCTCCGGCATCGAGAACCTCGGCTCCGCCGTCCCGTTCGTCGTCGAGCACAAGGTGCTCTGCGCGATCGCGGTGATCGTGCTGCTCACGCTGATGAACCTGCGGGGCGTGAGGGAGTCCGGCTCGCTGTTCGCGATCCCGACGTACGTCTTCGTCGCGGGCGTCTTCATCATGATCGCGTGGGGCGCGTTCCGCGGGCTGGTCCTCGACGAGACCATGCGGGCGCCGACGGCCGGCTACGAGATCAAGGCCGAGCACCAGGGCCTGGCCGGTTTCGCCCTCGTCTTCCTCCTCCTGCGGGCCTTCTCCTCCGGCTGTGCCGCGCTGACCGGTGTCGAGGCCATCTCCAACGGTGTTCCGGCGTTCCGCAAGCCGAAGTCCAAGAACGCGGCGACCACGCTGGCGGCGATGGGCCTGCTGGCCGTGACGATGTTCTGCGGCATCATCGCGCTGGCCATGACGACCAAGGTCCGCATGGCCGAGAACCCGGCCGAGGACCTGCTGAAGGACGGCGTCGCGATCGGCTCCGACTACGTCCAGAACCCGGTGATCTCGCAGGTCGCGGAGGCCGTCTTCGGCAAGGGCAGCTTCCTGTTCATCGTGCTGGCCGCCGCCACCGCGCTGGTGCTGTTCCTGGCCGCCAACACGGCCTACAACGGCTTCCCGCTGCTCGGCTCGATCCTCGCCCAGGACCGCTACCTCCCGCGCCAGCTGCACACGCGCGGCGACCGCCTCGCCTTCTCCAACGGCATCGTGCTCCTGGCGGGCGCGGCCGGCCTGCTGGTCTGGATCTACGGCGCCGACTCCACCCGGCTGATCCAGCTGTACATCGTCGGTGTGTTCGTCTCCTTCACACTCAGCCAGACCGGCATGGTCCGGCACTGGAACCGCCATCTGGCCGCCGAGAAGGACGCCGCGAAGCGCAGCCACATGGTCCGCTCGCGGGCGATCAACGCCTTCGGCGCCTTCTTCACCGGCCTGGTGCTGGTGGTCGTCCTCGTCACCAAGTTCACGCACGGCGCCTGGGTCGCGCTGCTCGGCATGGTGATCTTCTACGCGACGATGTCGGCCATCCGTAAGCACTACGACCGCGTCGCCGACGAGATCGCGGCCCCCGAGGGGCCGAGCGACGACAGCGTCCGCCCGTCCCGGGTGCATTCCGTGGTGCTGATCTCCAAGATCCACCGGCCGACGCTCAGGGCCCTGGCGTACGCCAAGCTGCTGCGCTCGGACACCCTGGAGGCGCTCAGCGTCAACGTCGACCCGGCCGAGACCAAGGCGCTGCGCGAGGAGTGGGAGCGGCGCGGGATCGACGTACCGCTGAAGGTCCTCGACTCTCCGTACCGCGAGATCACCCGGCCGGTCATCGAGTACGTGAAGAGCCTGCGCAAGGAGTCGCCGCGCGACGCGGTGTCCGTGATCATCCCCGAGTACGTGGTCGGCCACTGGTACGAGCACCTGCTGCACAACCAGAGCGCGCTGCGGCTGAAGGGCCGGCTGCTGTTCACGCCGGGCGTCATGGTCACCTCGGTGCCCTACCAGTTGCAGTCCTCCGAGGCCGCGAAGAACCGGGCCCGCAAGCGGCAGGAGTGGAACGCGCCGGGTGCGGTGCGGCGTGGTCCGCACGAGCGGGCGAAGGAGACGTCCTCGCAGACGTAG
- a CDS encoding potassium channel family protein, which yields MHIVIMGCGRVGSALAQTLEQQGHTVAVIDQDPTAFRRLGSGFGGRRVTGVGFDQDTLREAGIEEAGAFAAVSSGDNSNIIAARVAREMFGIENVAARIYDPRRAEVYQRLGIPTVATVRWTADQMLRRLLPSGAEPLWRDPTGGVQLAEVHASAAWVGHKISRLQEETGVRVAFLTRLGEAILPSSQTVLQEGDLVHVMMRTDEVDKVEASFAKGPEEEGGH from the coding sequence GTGCACATCGTCATCATGGGCTGCGGGCGAGTGGGTTCCGCTCTCGCCCAGACCCTGGAGCAACAGGGGCACACGGTCGCCGTGATCGACCAGGACCCCACCGCCTTCCGTCGACTGGGCTCGGGATTCGGCGGCCGCCGGGTCACCGGCGTCGGCTTCGACCAGGACACCCTGCGCGAGGCCGGCATCGAGGAGGCGGGCGCGTTCGCCGCCGTCTCCAGCGGTGACAACTCGAACATCATCGCGGCCCGGGTGGCCCGCGAGATGTTCGGCATCGAGAACGTCGCGGCCCGTATCTACGACCCGCGCCGCGCCGAGGTCTACCAGCGCCTGGGCATCCCGACGGTCGCCACGGTCCGCTGGACCGCCGACCAGATGCTCCGCCGGCTGCTCCCCTCGGGCGCCGAGCCGCTGTGGCGCGACCCCACCGGCGGCGTCCAGCTCGCCGAGGTGCACGCCTCCGCCGCCTGGGTCGGCCACAAGATCAGCAGGCTTCAGGAGGAGACGGGCGTCCGCGTGGCGTTCCTGACCCGCCTCGGCGAGGCGATCCTGCCCAGCTCGCAGACGGTGCTGCAAGAGGGCGACCTGGTGCACGTGATGATGCGCACCGACGAGGTCGACAAGGTCGAGGCGTCCTTCGCCAAGGGTCCCGAAGAGGAGGGCGGTCACTGA